One window of Candidatus Bathyarchaeota archaeon genomic DNA carries:
- a CDS encoding adenosylcobinamide amidohydrolase has product MIQAVTKFKENKLNLKLKEANARVVYHKYDGTQLNTTLVSFSEKRRVLSTLDGIKRVNNVANVFVPDPLSGNIMTLQKYAQFVKRLPATLGLRLSNLTFMSTAVNMEKVAFCEKTYEDFHVCCIATGGARNNALRMGVDEGQWVERATGFQPKLGTINIILLTNVTLTWGAMARAIMTATEAKTAALQDLDYRSTPTPQVQATGTGTDNMIVVSGVNPNIVISHTGGHTKMGELIGFTAKQAVTEALKKHDNPEE; this is encoded by the coding sequence ATGATTCAAGCTGTAACGAAATTTAAAGAAAACAAGTTGAACCTAAAACTAAAAGAAGCCAACGCAAGAGTAGTTTACCACAAATACGACGGCACACAGCTAAACACTACCCTTGTTTCTTTTAGCGAAAAAAGACGTGTACTCTCAACGTTAGACGGTATAAAACGCGTAAACAACGTTGCCAACGTGTTTGTCCCAGACCCCTTATCAGGTAACATAATGACGCTGCAGAAGTATGCCCAGTTCGTAAAGCGCCTACCTGCCACCTTAGGTCTCCGTCTCAGCAATCTAACTTTCATGAGCACCGCAGTTAACATGGAAAAAGTAGCCTTCTGTGAAAAAACATACGAAGACTTTCATGTCTGCTGCATAGCAACAGGTGGTGCAAGAAACAATGCTCTTCGCATGGGTGTAGATGAAGGGCAATGGGTCGAGAGGGCAACTGGTTTTCAGCCTAAACTTGGAACAATCAACATCATTCTTCTGACCAATGTCACTTTGACTTGGGGCGCCATGGCGAGAGCCATAATGACAGCTACTGAAGCCAAAACCGCAGCACTTCAAGATCTAGACTACCGAAGCACTCCCACGCCTCAGGTTCAGGCAACGGGCACAGGAACAGACAACATGATCGTTGTCTCCGGCGTAAACCCCAACATAGTCATCAGTCACACTGGTGGACACACCAAAATGGGTGAATTAATCGGTTTCACAGCAAAACAGGCTGTGACAGAAGCCCTAAAGAAACACGACAATCCAGAGGAGTAA
- a CDS encoding ABC transporter ATP-binding protein, with amino-acid sequence MNNFIYTENLTKSYGNIKAIDNLDLQVERGEIFGFLGPNGAGKTTTIRVLTTLTRPDSGFASVDGFDVRTEPAKVKKVIGVVQQHLSLDRDLSIRENMEFHARIHHLESSKRKKRIAELLEYVELTEYADKMVDTLSGGMKKKAAIVCSLLHEPKLLFLDEPTVGLDAQARRRLWDFMRRLNSDGTTIFLTTHYIEEAEVLCNRVGIMHHGHLITVGKPTELRKKLGAVAVETLVNNKETRCEFFQDRETANNYVQKLPPDAATVIIRDTNLEDVFIERTGEKVGGS; translated from the coding sequence TTGAACAATTTTATCTACACAGAAAATTTAACCAAAAGCTACGGCAACATCAAAGCAATCGACAATTTAGATTTGCAAGTTGAGCGGGGCGAAATTTTCGGTTTCCTTGGACCTAACGGTGCAGGAAAAACCACCACCATCCGCGTTTTGACCACCCTTACGCGCCCTGACAGTGGTTTTGCATCTGTGGACGGGTTCGACGTGAGGACTGAGCCTGCAAAAGTAAAGAAAGTCATAGGGGTAGTGCAGCAGCATCTAAGTTTAGACCGTGACCTTTCGATTCGGGAAAACATGGAATTCCACGCTCGAATACACCACCTTGAATCTTCGAAACGCAAAAAACGCATAGCTGAATTGCTTGAATACGTTGAACTCACCGAATACGCTGACAAAATGGTGGACACTCTCTCAGGAGGCATGAAAAAGAAAGCCGCTATCGTCTGCAGCTTGCTACATGAACCTAAACTGTTGTTCTTAGACGAACCAACCGTAGGTTTAGACGCCCAAGCCCGCCGCCGCCTCTGGGACTTTATGCGCCGTTTAAACAGTGACGGCACAACAATTTTTCTTACAACCCACTACATCGAAGAAGCAGAGGTTCTATGTAACCGTGTTGGAATCATGCATCACGGGCACCTAATCACTGTAGGTAAACCAACAGAGCTTCGAAAAAAGCTGGGTGCCGTAGCAGTTGAAACGTTAGTCAACAATAAAGAAACCCGCTGTGAATTCTTCCAAGACCGAGAAACCGCCAACAACTACGTTCAAAAGTTACCCCCCGATGCAGCCACAGTAATCATCCGTGACACAAATCTTGAAGATGTCTTTATTGAGCGAACAGGTGAAAAGGTGGGGGGCTCTTGA
- a CDS encoding ABC transporter permease — translation MITNFFSDVYAVLWVDLRNMRRHWKSTIATSLVLPLLYLVAFGYGLGQGVNVDGVSYLAFVIPGIVALTAFSISFNGAASKLQVDKFFYKSFDELLMSPVSSSSIVIGKALIGVLRGLISALAIFAVGFALAPTLQVSPLFFLMLLLSCFVFALFGVLIAFIINSHQGMSTFSTVVILPMTFLCGTFFSLSQLPDVAKAALYFLPLTHASNLLRATVLGYSFPWISLVGLVAFGCVFFAGCMLALKRSSV, via the coding sequence ATGATTACCAATTTCTTCAGCGACGTATACGCTGTTCTCTGGGTAGACCTCCGTAATATGCGCCGCCACTGGAAATCAACCATCGCAACCAGTTTGGTGTTGCCGCTTTTGTATTTGGTTGCTTTCGGGTACGGGTTAGGTCAAGGCGTCAACGTTGACGGCGTATCTTACCTTGCTTTCGTCATCCCCGGTATAGTTGCGTTAACAGCGTTTTCGATTAGTTTTAACGGTGCTGCATCTAAGCTTCAGGTTGACAAGTTCTTCTACAAGAGCTTCGATGAGTTGTTGATGTCTCCTGTAAGTTCCTCCTCAATCGTCATCGGAAAAGCCCTAATAGGTGTACTTAGAGGCTTGATTAGTGCACTTGCCATATTCGCAGTCGGTTTCGCTCTCGCTCCAACATTGCAGGTAAGCCCATTGTTCTTTCTGATGCTGCTGTTGTCCTGTTTTGTGTTCGCATTATTCGGTGTACTCATAGCGTTCATTATCAATTCCCATCAGGGCATGAGCACCTTTAGCACAGTGGTGATTTTACCCATGACTTTCTTGTGCGGCACCTTCTTCTCGCTAAGTCAACTGCCCGACGTAGCCAAAGCCGCCCTCTATTTTCTACCCCTAACCCACGCAAGCAACCTACTGCGTGCAACAGTTCTGGGTTACTCTTTTCCATGGATCTCCCTTGTGGGGTTGGTTGCTTTCGGATGTGTCTTCTTCGCGGGATGCATGTTGGCTCTGAAAAGATCCAGTGTATGA
- a CDS encoding shikimate kinase, whose amino-acid sequence MSGVGKSRIGLLLAERLNYRFIDVDRIIEEAKNMRLQDLVDCLGDERFLELEENTVLSLEGVKNSVIASGGSSVYSERSMAFLKSISTVVFLDASLEEIKRRTPDFSGRGIVGLKTKGLEQVFLERQPLYRKHADITVDVSGISDEAVAEKVIKAISKVPN is encoded by the coding sequence ATGTCTGGTGTAGGGAAAAGTCGTATAGGGCTGCTTTTGGCTGAAAGGTTGAATTACCGTTTCATCGACGTGGATAGAATAATCGAGGAAGCAAAAAACATGCGTTTGCAGGATTTGGTTGATTGTTTGGGTGATGAGCGGTTCTTGGAGTTAGAAGAGAACACTGTACTGAGCTTAGAAGGGGTTAAAAATTCAGTTATCGCTTCTGGCGGCAGCTCGGTTTATTCAGAGCGTTCTATGGCTTTTTTGAAGAGCATCTCTACGGTTGTGTTTTTGGATGCTTCTTTAGAGGAGATTAAGCGGCGCACTCCAGATTTTTCTGGCAGAGGCATCGTTGGCTTGAAGACGAAGGGTTTGGAGCAGGTTTTTTTGGAGCGCCAACCGCTTTATCGAAAGCATGCAGACATAACGGTGGATGTGTCTGGAATCAGCGATGAGGCTGTGGCAGAAAAGGTTATCAAGGCTATTAGCAAAGTACCCAACTAA
- a CDS encoding alkaline phosphatase family protein has protein sequence MLTLQTEFMQNKETGFVFPNYAKNCILNIPKIVLNIFEPKKYQSPLKNKVNMNSKNINKVALIVVDGLGFNQFLRHHEQNRFLSNLTSKGEVYPLTSVYPSQTTNALTTLNTGLTPQEHGLFEYFIYLKEVGVVNALRFERIDAKKRNLVEEGFDPKIMFKGRNIQQTLTQEGIQTFTHMHTSNASNACTKLVFEGSTIVPTLKTSDAIVKLRKNIEKNKGSAYFFVHLETLDTISHEYGPQSAEFTAELQSISHLLQKELVEKINAESASETLILITADHGAVQVDPNQTTYQNLEAAPLLNRAFGKNRKRILPTGGPRDIFLHIKDEKLAETKQALSQKIGKKAQILETKEAIQNGLFGVGDANPEFIERAGNLLILPYKKEAVWFEGPDGRKIDFLGQHGGLSEEEMVVPFAIAKLCDLKR, from the coding sequence ATGCTGACCTTACAAACGGAGTTCATGCAAAACAAAGAGACAGGTTTTGTATTCCCAAACTATGCTAAGAACTGCATTTTGAACATACCTAAAATAGTCCTAAACATATTTGAACCAAAAAAATACCAGTCGCCGCTTAAAAACAAAGTAAACATGAATTCCAAGAACATTAACAAAGTAGCGTTAATAGTGGTTGACGGTTTAGGATTCAACCAATTCCTCAGACACCACGAGCAAAACCGTTTTTTGAGCAACCTCACAAGCAAAGGCGAAGTTTATCCTTTAACAAGCGTCTACCCCTCCCAAACCACAAACGCCCTAACAACCCTGAACACTGGGTTAACACCACAGGAACATGGGCTTTTCGAGTATTTCATTTACCTAAAAGAAGTCGGAGTAGTCAATGCACTCCGATTCGAACGTATCGATGCAAAGAAAAGAAACTTGGTTGAAGAAGGATTCGACCCGAAAATCATGTTTAAGGGCAGAAACATCCAGCAGACGCTAACCCAAGAAGGAATCCAAACCTTCACCCACATGCATACCTCCAACGCCTCTAATGCCTGTACAAAACTGGTCTTCGAGGGCAGCACAATCGTTCCCACCCTAAAAACATCTGACGCCATCGTCAAATTAAGAAAAAACATAGAGAAAAACAAAGGCAGCGCCTACTTTTTTGTGCATCTAGAAACTTTAGACACAATTTCTCATGAGTATGGTCCACAAAGCGCAGAATTCACCGCTGAACTGCAATCAATCAGTCACCTGCTCCAAAAAGAGCTGGTTGAGAAAATCAACGCAGAATCTGCCAGTGAAACGTTAATCCTAATAACAGCTGATCACGGCGCAGTCCAAGTTGACCCAAACCAGACCACGTACCAAAATTTAGAAGCAGCCCCGTTGCTGAACAGGGCATTTGGGAAAAACCGAAAAAGGATTTTGCCCACAGGCGGTCCACGAGACATATTTCTCCACATCAAAGATGAAAAACTTGCCGAAACAAAACAAGCCCTATCGCAAAAAATAGGCAAAAAAGCCCAAATCTTAGAAACAAAGGAAGCCATCCAAAACGGCTTGTTCGGCGTGGGAGATGCAAACCCAGAGTTCATTGAAAGAGCAGGAAACCTGTTGATTCTCCCCTACAAAAAAGAAGCGGTTTGGTTTGAGGGGCCTGACGGGAGAAAAATCGATTTTTTGGGTCAACATGGCGGCTTAAGTGAAGAAGAAATGGTAGTGCCGTTTGCAATCGCCAAACTGTGCGACCTAAAAAGATGA
- a CDS encoding V-type ATPase subunit, producing MQTTKYALVLPKIGAERSLFLGENKVKALAESKTVADFVSQLRDTPYQEQISRLSAPLSGRNLERAFRENLIETYLKITKYAPEQANRYLNVYLSRFESENVKTLIRAAHAKLPSEQRLARLYLQVERYFDNFEVVEEAAKASSIAGVVQAFKGTEYESALNLGFKSFQETGSTTTMDVFVDTLFYEKHFSAYQSLPRREKRHAYFYASIQNDSFILLTLLRGKNLNYDPNWLRLAVPHCFFNLEKKQVESIVSALNFEAAYKIVEDSYYAKYFTRRETPEETIAQAEKAFHTAMLARAKKSRIREIFNIGSTLAFVTLKEAEVYNLTAISLGVDGGMSPEAIKERLLF from the coding sequence TTGCAGACAACCAAGTATGCTTTGGTTCTTCCAAAAATCGGCGCCGAGAGAAGCCTCTTTTTAGGTGAAAATAAAGTTAAAGCGTTAGCCGAAAGTAAAACGGTCGCTGACTTTGTCTCGCAGCTTCGGGACACGCCTTATCAGGAACAGATTTCGCGGTTATCTGCTCCGCTTTCTGGACGTAACCTTGAGCGTGCTTTCCGAGAGAATTTAATTGAGACTTACCTGAAAATCACAAAGTATGCTCCTGAACAAGCAAACCGCTACCTCAACGTGTATCTGTCGCGGTTTGAATCCGAAAACGTTAAAACCCTCATTAGAGCCGCCCACGCTAAGCTCCCGTCTGAGCAGCGGCTTGCAAGGCTTTACTTGCAAGTAGAGCGTTACTTTGACAATTTTGAGGTGGTGGAGGAAGCTGCCAAAGCATCCAGTATTGCGGGGGTTGTTCAAGCCTTTAAGGGCACAGAATATGAATCCGCTTTGAATCTGGGGTTTAAGAGCTTCCAAGAAACAGGCTCAACCACCACTATGGACGTTTTTGTTGACACTTTATTCTACGAAAAGCACTTTTCTGCGTATCAAAGTTTACCCCGAAGAGAGAAGCGCCACGCGTACTTTTACGCCAGCATCCAAAACGACAGCTTCATCCTGCTTACCTTGTTGAGAGGCAAAAACCTCAACTACGACCCCAACTGGCTAAGACTCGCGGTACCTCACTGCTTCTTTAATCTTGAAAAGAAACAAGTCGAATCCATCGTTTCTGCTTTAAACTTTGAAGCAGCCTACAAAATCGTTGAAGACAGTTACTACGCGAAATACTTTACGCGCAGAGAGACGCCTGAAGAAACAATCGCCCAAGCTGAAAAAGCCTTCCACACTGCGATGTTGGCGCGTGCAAAGAAAAGCAGAATTCGAGAAATCTTTAACATCGGTTCAACCTTGGCTTTCGTTACGCTCAAAGAAGCTGAAGTATACAATTTGACTGCGATTAGTTTAGGTGTGGATGGCGGCATGTCGCCTGAAGCGATTAAAGAGCGCCTTCTGTTTTAG
- a CDS encoding V-type ATP synthase subunit F, whose product MIGYVIGDGDIVTGFRLVGVDGVEVASVDEAKQALYKALALSDVGIIVISQAYSTDPAIRDQIDKVRQERITPLIVELPGSRGQSKYIPISSTISKILGIKI is encoded by the coding sequence ATGATTGGTTACGTGATAGGCGACGGCGACATAGTCACTGGCTTTAGGCTGGTCGGGGTCGATGGCGTTGAAGTTGCCTCCGTAGACGAAGCTAAACAAGCCCTATACAAAGCGTTGGCGTTAAGCGACGTCGGAATCATAGTCATCAGCCAAGCATACTCCACCGACCCAGCGATACGTGACCAAATCGACAAGGTCAGACAGGAACGCATAACCCCCCTCATCGTTGAACTCCCTGGAAGCCGAGGGCAATCAAAATACATTCCCATATCGAGCACCATCAGTAAAATCTTAGGTATCAAAATCTAG
- a CDS encoding V-type ATP synthase subunit E yields the protein MSVKSGVAAIADEVLGDVQKEAEAILSAAESQAKETLRKAKEQADRSFHATVAEAKEKAEAEKRKRASVAEVEVRNRLLKTKEDLVDEAFEKALVELRGFVETDKYQAYLLDLIEKIAKKMDQKVLVVEVNAKDKALLTQEKLKKTSNKLGVELKISKATPNYLGGCKVQSEDGKIVYDGTLDNRLAELKPQLRAKIAKTLFGEETKDGV from the coding sequence TTGAGTGTTAAAAGTGGCGTTGCAGCGATTGCAGACGAAGTGTTAGGCGACGTTCAGAAAGAAGCTGAAGCCATCCTCTCTGCTGCTGAAAGTCAAGCAAAAGAAACCCTGCGCAAGGCCAAAGAGCAAGCCGACCGCTCCTTCCACGCCACGGTTGCTGAAGCCAAAGAAAAGGCGGAGGCTGAAAAACGCAAGAGGGCTTCTGTTGCTGAAGTTGAAGTAAGAAATCGCTTGCTAAAAACTAAAGAAGACCTCGTGGATGAAGCCTTCGAGAAAGCTTTGGTGGAGCTTAGGGGTTTTGTTGAAACCGACAAGTATCAAGCATACCTCCTCGACCTCATCGAGAAAATCGCTAAAAAGATGGATCAAAAAGTTCTCGTGGTGGAAGTTAACGCTAAGGACAAAGCTTTGTTAACCCAAGAAAAGTTAAAGAAGACCTCAAATAAACTTGGCGTTGAACTCAAAATTTCTAAAGCAACTCCAAATTACCTCGGGGGCTGCAAAGTTCAGTCGGAAGACGGAAAAATCGTCTACGACGGCACCCTCGACAATCGCCTCGCGGAACTCAAACCGCAGCTGCGGGCGAAAATCGCAAAAACCCTCTTCGGAGAAGAAACAAAAGATGGTGTCTAA
- a CDS encoding V-type ATP synthase subunit A, producing MVSKGSVIRVAGPVVEAKGLHDAVMHEMVEVGNAGLIGEIIRLEGDYATIQVYQNTTGLKLNEPVLGTGSPLSVELGPGLLGNTFDGIQRPLETIRQLTGPFIKQARGVTALSREKKWAFTPKAKVGDKVSAGDILGVVQETDLVEHRIMVPLGLEGKVVKVAKQDDYTVTETIATLEANGAKTDVTMLQRWPVRTPRPHTRRLAASTPLITGQRVIDTFFPIAKGGSAAIPGPFGAGKTVTQQQLAKWSDANIVIYVGCGERGNEMVDVLDTFPKLLDPTTGHPLMERTILVANTSNMPVSAREASIYTGITLAEYYRDMGYAVALMADSTSRWAEALREVSGRLEEMPAEEGFPSYLPSRLAEFYERTGVVETLGSDKRVGSICAIGAVSPPGGDFSEPVTQHTKRFTRVFWALDAELADARHYPSINWMASYSGYIAELAGWWHNNVDEKWNSYREEAMRILQAEDELKNIVKLVGPEALPDKQRLILETARIIRIAILQQNALDPVDTYCSPQKQFKMLKIIVDFHHLAENAVTKGAPIFKITELPITEDIMRMKNSIPNDKLEELDLLDKKMYDNFAMLEATLR from the coding sequence ATGGTGTCTAAAGGAAGCGTTATACGAGTAGCAGGCCCAGTCGTCGAAGCCAAAGGCCTCCACGACGCTGTTATGCATGAAATGGTTGAAGTCGGCAACGCCGGTTTAATCGGCGAAATCATCCGTCTCGAAGGCGACTACGCCACAATCCAAGTCTACCAAAACACCACTGGACTAAAACTAAACGAACCCGTCTTGGGCACAGGCAGCCCGCTGTCCGTCGAGTTAGGGCCAGGACTTTTAGGCAACACCTTCGACGGCATCCAGAGGCCACTGGAAACCATACGTCAACTCACAGGCCCCTTCATAAAGCAAGCACGCGGAGTCACAGCGTTATCAAGAGAAAAAAAATGGGCATTCACTCCAAAAGCAAAAGTCGGCGACAAGGTTTCAGCAGGCGACATCTTGGGTGTAGTGCAGGAAACCGATCTGGTGGAACACCGCATAATGGTTCCGCTGGGCCTGGAGGGCAAAGTTGTGAAAGTAGCCAAACAAGACGACTACACCGTGACAGAAACCATCGCCACATTGGAAGCCAACGGCGCCAAAACCGACGTGACTATGCTGCAAAGATGGCCAGTCCGTACACCTCGACCGCACACGCGGCGGCTAGCCGCTTCAACTCCGTTAATCACGGGGCAACGCGTAATCGACACGTTTTTCCCCATAGCCAAAGGTGGAAGCGCAGCCATTCCCGGTCCCTTCGGCGCAGGCAAAACCGTCACCCAGCAGCAACTCGCCAAATGGTCAGACGCAAACATAGTTATCTACGTGGGCTGCGGGGAACGCGGCAACGAAATGGTCGACGTGCTGGATACTTTCCCTAAACTGCTTGACCCAACCACAGGGCACCCCCTCATGGAGCGCACAATCCTAGTTGCAAACACCAGTAACATGCCTGTTTCCGCACGTGAAGCCAGCATCTACACAGGCATCACACTCGCAGAGTACTACCGCGACATGGGCTATGCCGTCGCGTTGATGGCTGACTCCACCAGCCGATGGGCAGAAGCACTTCGAGAAGTCTCAGGCAGACTCGAAGAAATGCCTGCCGAAGAAGGCTTCCCAAGCTACCTGCCCTCTCGCCTCGCCGAATTCTACGAGCGCACAGGCGTCGTTGAAACCTTAGGCAGCGACAAGCGGGTGGGCTCAATCTGCGCCATCGGAGCCGTTTCACCCCCCGGCGGAGACTTCTCAGAACCCGTCACGCAGCACACTAAACGCTTCACCCGCGTCTTTTGGGCACTCGACGCAGAATTGGCAGATGCAAGGCATTATCCGTCGATTAACTGGATGGCAAGCTACAGCGGCTACATCGCCGAACTCGCAGGCTGGTGGCACAATAACGTTGATGAGAAATGGAACAGTTACCGCGAGGAAGCCATGCGCATCTTGCAAGCAGAAGATGAGCTGAAAAACATCGTTAAACTCGTCGGCCCCGAAGCGCTCCCAGACAAGCAGCGCCTGATTCTGGAAACCGCCCGCATCATCCGCATCGCTATCCTGCAGCAGAACGCGCTTGATCCCGTTGACACTTACTGTTCTCCGCAGAAGCAGTTTAAGATGTTAAAAATAATCGTGGACTTCCATCACTTAGCAGAAAACGCCGTCACTAAAGGTGCGCCAATCTTCAAAATCACCGAGCTACCCATAACAGAGGACATTATGCGTATGAAAAACAGCATCCCAAACGACAAACTTGAGGAGTTGGATTTGCTGGATAAGAAGATGTATGATAACTTTGCAATGTTGGAGGCCACGTTGAGGTAG
- a CDS encoding V-type ATP synthase subunit B codes for MAGIGLEYKGLSSISGPIIVVENVRDVGYDELVSIKTPDGETRLGKVIQVTQKAVTVQVFEGTTGLSLSQTRTRFLGRPLEVPVSSEMLGRVMNSFGEPIDGHPRFFTEEKRDVNGYPLNPNAREYPKDFIQTGISAIDGLTSLVRGQKLPVFSGPGLSHNELAAQIVRQAQIRTANEPFNIVFIAMGLEHDDAAFFKKSFEETGAIKNVAMFLNLAEDPPVERIITPRAGLTLAEYLAFEEDSHVLVVMTDMTNYCEALREVSSSMEEVPSRKGYPGYMYSDLASIYERAGRVIGKKGSITQMPILTMPNDDITHPIPDLTGYITEGQIVLSRTLEKQGIYPPIYISTSLSRLMKDGIGKGSTREDHANVSSQLYSAYAQYNSVKSLVTIIGEEGLGTRDKEYLRFGERFEKTLINQGRNENRTIEQTLDIAWDALSDLPEEELTSIKPEYINKYLPKTDTEVK; via the coding sequence ATGGCAGGCATCGGCTTAGAGTACAAGGGATTATCTTCAATTTCAGGGCCCATCATAGTCGTCGAAAACGTCCGCGACGTCGGCTACGACGAACTAGTATCCATCAAAACCCCCGACGGCGAAACCCGACTAGGCAAAGTCATCCAAGTCACCCAGAAAGCCGTCACCGTACAAGTCTTCGAAGGCACCACAGGGCTCTCGCTCTCCCAAACCCGCACCCGCTTCCTCGGTCGACCGCTGGAAGTGCCAGTTTCCTCGGAAATGTTGGGTCGAGTCATGAACAGCTTCGGCGAACCCATCGACGGCCACCCACGCTTCTTCACCGAAGAAAAACGCGACGTCAACGGTTACCCCCTTAACCCCAATGCACGCGAGTACCCTAAAGACTTCATTCAAACAGGCATATCCGCCATCGACGGCTTAACCAGCCTAGTCCGCGGCCAAAAACTCCCAGTCTTCAGCGGCCCCGGTTTATCACACAACGAACTCGCCGCGCAAATCGTGCGCCAAGCCCAAATCCGAACCGCTAACGAACCCTTCAACATCGTCTTCATCGCCATGGGATTAGAGCACGACGACGCAGCGTTCTTCAAGAAAAGCTTCGAAGAAACGGGCGCCATAAAAAACGTCGCCATGTTCCTCAACTTAGCCGAAGACCCGCCAGTTGAACGTATCATTACTCCCCGCGCAGGCTTAACCCTCGCCGAATACTTGGCTTTTGAAGAGGATTCGCATGTGCTTGTGGTTATGACGGATATGACTAACTACTGTGAGGCGCTCCGTGAAGTCAGCTCATCTATGGAGGAAGTGCCCAGCCGCAAAGGTTACCCTGGCTACATGTACAGCGACTTAGCCAGCATATACGAACGTGCAGGCAGAGTTATCGGCAAAAAAGGCAGCATCACGCAGATGCCCATCTTAACCATGCCAAACGACGACATAACCCACCCCATCCCAGACTTAACAGGCTACATCACCGAAGGCCAAATCGTCTTGAGCCGCACCCTTGAGAAGCAGGGAATTTATCCACCCATCTACATCTCCACCAGCCTCTCGCGACTGATGAAAGACGGCATAGGCAAAGGCAGCACCCGCGAAGATCACGCCAACGTCTCCAGCCAACTCTACAGCGCATACGCACAGTACAACTCAGTTAAATCTCTTGTGACAATCATCGGCGAAGAAGGCTTAGGCACACGGGACAAAGAGTACCTGCGGTTTGGGGAACGCTTCGAAAAGACGCTTATCAACCAAGGCCGAAACGAGAACCGAACTATCGAGCAAACCCTCGACATAGCTTGGGATGCACTTAGCGATTTGCCTGAAGAGGAATTGACTTCGATTAAACCTGAATACATCAACAAGTATTTGCCCAAAACCGATACTGAGGTAAAGTAA
- a CDS encoding V-type ATP synthase subunit D, whose product MSAENISPTRINLIQTKKTLNLAESGREVLERKRDILLRELRNNVYDAQRTREELLEVLAQAYRSLKEANMAKGSEGIANTALTSSHEATFEMDSRSIMGVAVPVVNYKANPELKPNYGFANTSAELDRAFTKFNELLPILAHLAKVEGTTFQIANDVRRTQRRVNALNHVLIPRYRATAKMIEMVLEEKEREEFVRTKRIKSLIKGHEKELKHDEKV is encoded by the coding sequence ATGTCTGCGGAAAACATCAGCCCAACCAGAATTAACCTCATACAAACCAAAAAAACTCTCAACCTCGCAGAGTCAGGACGGGAAGTGCTAGAACGCAAACGCGACATCCTGCTGCGCGAGTTACGCAACAACGTCTATGACGCGCAGAGAACCCGCGAGGAACTGCTGGAGGTTCTAGCTCAAGCGTACCGCAGCCTAAAAGAAGCCAACATGGCAAAAGGCTCAGAAGGCATAGCCAACACGGCACTGACATCCAGTCATGAGGCAACTTTTGAGATGGATTCCCGCAGCATCATGGGCGTCGCCGTTCCAGTCGTAAACTACAAAGCCAATCCTGAACTCAAACCCAACTACGGCTTCGCCAACACCAGCGCCGAACTCGACCGCGCCTTCACAAAATTCAACGAACTCCTCCCCATACTTGCCCATCTAGCTAAAGTTGAAGGCACAACCTTCCAAATAGCCAACGACGTGCGCCGTACACAACGCCGCGTCAACGCCCTAAACCACGTGCTTATCCCAAGGTACCGTGCGACTGCAAAAATGATTGAAATGGTGCTTGAAGAGAAAGAAAGAGAAGAATTCGTACGCACCAAACGCATAAAGAGCCTCATTAAAGGACACGAGAAAGAGTTGAAGCATGATGAAAAAGTTTAG
- a CDS encoding universal stress protein yields MMKKFSPQTIQKILVPVDGSAYSNRAAEYAMGIAKLHNAQILVAYVVDEIVIDQFSKPVEREAVEEELKNDGQRFTKHALGLAEKEGVKATSMLVKGRPFEQIVNLAKSFNIDLIVMGTYGHRGAERILIGSVAERVIEYSPCPVLVVK; encoded by the coding sequence ATGATGAAAAAGTTTAGCCCCCAAACAATCCAAAAAATTTTAGTCCCCGTAGATGGCTCCGCTTACAGTAACCGCGCGGCGGAATACGCCATGGGCATCGCAAAGCTCCACAACGCCCAAATCTTGGTTGCCTACGTGGTTGACGAAATCGTCATAGATCAATTCTCAAAACCTGTGGAACGTGAAGCGGTGGAAGAGGAACTTAAAAATGACGGACAAAGATTCACTAAGCACGCGTTAGGCTTAGCTGAAAAGGAAGGCGTCAAGGCAACTTCGATGCTGGTTAAAGGGCGACCTTTTGAACAGATCGTGAACTTAGCCAAAAGCTTCAATATCGATTTAATCGTTATGGGCACTTATGGGCATCGGGGCGCAGAAAGAATCCTCATAGGCAGCGTTGCTGAACGGGTCATTGAGTATTCTCCTTGTCCAGTGCTTGTCGTGAAATAA